The Juglans microcarpa x Juglans regia isolate MS1-56 chromosome 2S, Jm3101_v1.0, whole genome shotgun sequence genome has a window encoding:
- the LOC121253387 gene encoding LOW QUALITY PROTEIN: desmethylxanthohumol 6'-O-methyltransferase-like (The sequence of the model RefSeq protein was modified relative to this genomic sequence to represent the inferred CDS: inserted 1 base in 1 codon): MERNEEIMPILERGQAAIWQLLFAFADSMALKCAVELRIADIIHSHGVPVTLNQIASEIDSPTSPDIPYLARIMRSLVHKKIFTEHHLPDGSDTLYGSTETSRWLLHDAELSLVPMVIMQNIPWQLAPWHCLSQCVKEGGIAFQKAHGCEMWDFAAKNPEFNKIFNDAMACTTKXMMGVVLTEYKDGFNSIGSLVDVGGGTGEMIANIIKSHQHIKAINFDLPHVVAAAPLRQGVSHVGGNMFEAIPSADAIFIKCVLHDWSDEHCIKILKNCKKAIPPKSGKVIIVDIVLEKENADLYQDTRMVFDLVMMAHTTGGKERTELEWKQLLMDAGFPRYKIIKIPSITSIIEAYPAM; this comes from the exons ATGGAACGAAACGAAGAGATTATGCCAATATTGGAGAGAGGCCAGGCTGCAATTTGGCAACTCTTATTCGCCTTTGCCGACTCCATGGCATTGAAATGTGCTGTGGAGCTTCGCATTGCTGACATTATACATTCTCATGGCGTTCCAGTTACCTTGAACCAAATTGCCTCTGAGATTGATTCTCCTACTTCTCCTGATATCCCTTACCTCGCACGAATCATGAGGTCGCTTGTCCACAAAAAGATCTTCACTGAACATCATTTGCCAGACGGCAGCGACACACTCTACGGATCGACCGAGACGTCGAGATGGCTTTTGCATGATGCTGAGCTGAGCCTAGTGCCAATGGTGATAATGCAGAACATCCCATGGCAATTGGCGCCATGGCATTGCTTGAGCCAATGTGTCAAAGAAGGTGGCATTGCGTTTCAGAAAGCACATGGTTGTGAGATGTGGGACTTTGCAGCAAAAAATCCTGAATTCAACAAGATCTTCAACGATGCCATGGCATGTACGACCA TCATGATGGGGGTAGTCCTTACGGAGTACAAAGATGGGTTTAATTCCATTGGATCATTAGTGGACGTAGGAGGTGGGACGGGAGAAATGATAGCTAATATCATTAAATCACATCAACATATCAAAGCTATTAACTTTGATCTCCCACATGTTGTTGCCGCTGCACCACTCCGCCAAGGGGTCTCCCATGTTGGAGGGAACATGTTTGAGGCCATTCCTAGTGCTGATGCAATTTTCATTAAG TGCGTGCTACACGATTGGAGCGACgaacattgcatcaaaattcTGAAGAATTGCAAGAAAGCAATACCACCAAAGAGTGGAAAGGTTATAATTGTAGATATTGttcttgagaaagaaaatgctGACTTGTATCAAGATACACGAATGGTATTCGACTTGGTTATGATGGCACACACCACTGGCGGAAAGGAGAGGACTGAGCTTGAATGGAAGCAATTGTTGATGGATGCTGGCTTTCCTCGctacaaaattatcaaaatccCATCTATAACGTCCATCATTGAGGCCTATCCAGCCATGTGA